The sequence below is a genomic window from Sander lucioperca isolate FBNREF2018 chromosome 10, SLUC_FBN_1.2, whole genome shotgun sequence.
TATAATGACTGCATATTTCATGCACTGTTTGAGCAGACATTGAGTAAAAGATCCCCGGACGAGTGGTCGTTTCCTCTCGCATCCCCAGGCCACTGAAATAAATGACATCCATGACAGACGGGATGGGATAGGAGAAAGAAAGTTCTTTTGACTCAACACAAAGGCAACAATCTTGGCAGTGCTGTCAGTCCCATCAGTGCCAGAGGcctagaggggaaaaaaaacagtcttCTTCAGCATAATGGATGTTTCCCCTCCAAATGTTGCATTGCCTGAGTATATCTGGGATGCTGACCGATAAGGCACTTTAAGGGTGATGATGCAATGTTTTGTCTGCTATGAACCTGTTTGCTGTAGTCAGGTTACTTCAGAACATGTGTCTGGGTTGTAAACAAGCATTTCACCTTAGGTCCAAAAGAATAATGTGTCGAACATGGTGTAAATTCATTAGAAGAGAATAATTGTTAATAAATTTCCCATCAGTCATATATTTTTCCTCTGTATCTTCCTTTCTCACAGTCCCAGTCCTTTATCAAGACAACGGCCGTCATCCCCAGCCACTCCTAAGGGCAGAACTGCCTCCCCCAGCCCTGCTGCCTCCCCTAATCCTCCATCCACACGTGGAAGCCCGTCGACTCCTAAAGGTCGGCCCAAAAGAGCCAGGACCCCTGCCAGGATAGACCACCGCACCTCTTCCCCCATCCCTCTCGAAAGAGTGAAGGTGCCTCATAGGCCCGCAACTCCCGAACAGAGAAAGAGTGagtacaaaaaaatgttttgatggTGATTATTTACTGGACTGGATTGAAAAGCTCAACGGGCATCAGTCAAGGCTCGCTGTTCATACTCAGGAACTAAACCTGCGTTTTGACTAAATTATTTCCTGTACGATAGTTCCAGGTGTAAAAAAAGTTGTCCCTTCTGAGGGCGTAGTACTTTTCCGATCAGTACTTAGTGAAGTGAAACAGTAAAAATGAAGTTCAATCTGTTCCCATTTGTTTGCACAGTGGCATAATTCATTATCAGCTTTTTTCATAGCAACAGTGACAATAATATTAATTcatattatacattttttatagaGCATTATAAAAATGAATGCTTGACCTGAATAGTATAGTTGGACAAAAAATTCGCAAATCCAAGTTCCAGTAACTGtctttttctggagctttcaaccgCATCTCCCAAGCTTCATCAGTAGATAGAGTTGTCTCAGTTGACATTGCGTGAACTTTGTTGGAATAGTTGCTGGCGAAGACCCTAAAAAGTGGTTGAACGCTGCTAGTAAGAATGAGTATagattattagtattattacaACCGTATACTGCACAATGTGATTAACTGTCCTATTTGTGTTATGATACAGTACATCTGGATTGGGGTAGCTCCCCAGCCTTGGCTGAGTCATACcgtattttgattatttttttgttaaatatccAAATAGTGCTTCACTGTCTGGCTTAGTCTCTTTCTGTTACTGGCCAGAAGAATGGATCTAATGGATGAAGTAAACAAGCCTCTGGATAATCTGTATTTCCCTGAAGAAGCAATAGGCAAAGATTACCATCAAGCTTAATTAGCCATGAAAACAAAAGGAATGTACTGAGTGAGCCACACACAGCTCTATGGTCTGTGTCTTCTCACACACAGCATTAAGAGGCTGAACTAATCAGCCTTAATTATGTAATTACCAAGTTCTTAGGCTGAAGCTACGGCTGTTTACAATTTCCAGTTGCTGGGGACAGAATGTTTCACAGTGCACATGAAGAGAAAAGGCTGCGGCTAAAAGTGTTATTAATAATGATCAATAGGCACCACTTTAAAAGTCATTACTTGTAGGGAAGCATAAATAATCGCATCAAGATTTTTGTTAAGTTACACAGCTCAAGATCTGTGTCTTATTGTCACTAGGTTCCCCTGTGGTTTCTTCCATCATGGTAGCCTCAGCTGCTGCCTCACCTCATGCGTCGAGCACGGCAGTTACAACCACTGCAGCCTCCTCGTCTCCTGAGCCGGTCCATTCGGGTCCTTCTGTTCCTGCGTCATCACCGTCACCCTCTCCATCAGCCAGGCCTATGGCAGGCACCAACGACCAAGGGGAGGCGGTTCGCATCCTGGCAGAGAAACGCCGGCAGGCCCgagagcagagggagagggacGAGCAGGAGCGCCGCGaacaggaggagaaggagaggtcAGAGGCGTTTTGATATACACAACGATATACAAACGGTCGGCACAGTGTTGACCTTGCATGAACTAATGCTGAAGTATAGTACACAGTTTGTGCTTTTTCAAAAGTgtgatttattttgattttaaaacaatTTGTTGGTGTAGAATATGCTGCTGTAGCTGCTTTTATCCTGCAAAACAAACCTCACTTTTAGCTATATCCAATTAAAATATCCTGGGTAGTCCCAGTGTTGCTATGTGAATTATTTCAACTAGAATTTTTGGATCTGAATTTGACCTATCGAATTTGAGCAACctgaatctatttttttttttttaattctgaaaTTTCTGGATATGAATTTGTgaccatttgaaaaaaatattcaaattcagcttttgaaattgcaaaaaaataataataatttcaaaGATGTGAATTCTGAACAAATACAGATACATGGCTGTTCAAATTCAAATACTCTTCTCTCTTATTTGCTTCCATAGACATCAGTAAAACTAAACAGGAAGGCTCCATGCATTAGCACAGCACACATGTATGTCTGAATGAGACTTCACTCAACGCTGGCTGTGATGTGTGGAAGCATTGAGAATTTGATAGCCTGTTGGCTGATTCTAACCACAGCAAGTCACTATTTACAGCTTTGGAATTGATGTGATGTCCTGTTGGCACTCATACTTCCAATTGTTTCCATCCCCTTAAATAGTTTCCTGTTGCTTGTGCTTCAATGTCAAATCAGCAGAGATGGTGTAAACTAAAGAGGAAATGCCCAAATGGAATCGTTTACAAATTTCAAATTGTTTACTGCACTCAGAGTGGCACATGGTTTTGTGGAAAATACTTACCCTCAGCCATATGCTCACACTCTTTAGGATCCTGAGAGAAGAGCGAATAGTGAAGGAGGCAGAGGAGAGGCGCCTTAGGGAGGAGGAGGCCCGCGCCATGGCCGAGGAGCAGCGGAGGAGGGACGAAGCTCAGCGCCTGCAGGACGAGAAGGAGGCTCAGGAGAGAGCCAAAGCTGAGCAGGAGGAAAACCTACGCCTGCAAAAACAGGTATAATGACTGCCAATGGCCAGCATGCAGAGACACCTGGAATGGAAGTTGTTAGTGAGGTTGGGTGTCAATGCGGTGCAGTGTACAGGTCTGGTTAGTCAGATAACCAGATAGAGCCCATAGTAGTGACAAGGaccattaaagtgcccatattatgctcattttcagtaattgtattttgaggttgtaccagaataggtttacatggtttaattttcaaaaaacaccatatttttgttgtactacagagtgaggcatcacacttctatcccatctttgttgggagtcgcacatgctagCTAGCATGTGctgtagctaggtaaggactactagctagaagctagcgctCCTAGGGGTTAGCCATctcattctcaatggcaaaacactgctacaacacacacgagttcaccctaatctacaaaataaattgtttatagaactacttacatgtccctcttctgcaggtattccacgcaaagttggaagtgcgccctcatttagaagaagtctcccggctaatcctgccttgtactgacttaagttggagaaacagctagctgatgtggtattagctaaagtggttagcacacaccaaatgtttcggccgatgacatagacggccctgccgattttgaccagctcacccggagactgaaagcaggacacattcagaaaccagtatctcactcaaaacagcatggatggttttttttttttcaaagtttgtatgcgtgtggaagcaccagagacacaaaataacaccccaaatcccagaaaaagtgatttttttaaaaatatgggcactttaagcacAACTGTGACAGTGATTATTGCCTTTCGAGTAAAGGTCAAGACATGCACTCCTCACATCATTCCCAGGCACTTTGCCCATCACACCATAAACGTATACCCTCTCCTATCTTTGGCAAACAAAGTTTGTGACGTTTTTTCCAATGTTATTGTGTCAGCTCAGCTGCTCTCCTCACTTGACCTTTTTTGATAACAGGCTCGTCCAAAAGCACAATCCAGTATTTTCTCAGAGGGATGTTGTTGTCTTTTCAAAAGGCAAATATTATCCAAACTGGGGAGCCGGTAGCTACAATGAACGCACCCTTTTTACTTTTCAGTTTGTCAAATAACCATTAAGAGCCATATTGAttctttctgtgtttgtggATGTTGCCGGGGAGAAGCAGAAGAGAAGGATGCTTGATTAGTAGAAACAGATTTCCAATGGCACAGGAAATGTGGCTATTCATTACAGTATTTGTTTATCCCTTAGACCTGTAACATGATCAGTGCTGGCACTGTCTTATCTCTCAATGTGGTATCCAGCGCTTACGCTTTGCCACCCCCTTGTGGTCTTTCACAGAAGTAGCATTGTGGTTAAACGTGATTCAATCTAATTATGCAAAAGGGTTAAGTATTGTATTTCGCTTTGAATGGTCCTCACGAGGCTGTAAATGTTGAAAATAGATCTTTTTGGCTCAAAGGTAGAGGAAAATATCCCTTTTGTGGTTGTAAACAATAATTCCAGGGAGCAACCACACCCTTGTTACGTAAAAGGCATGCTATTTTGgcagagttttttttccccacttctACCGGAATTAAAACTGTGGTTGGAATTttcgcctgtgtgtgtgtttcagaaagAAGAGGCTGAGGCTAAAGCCCGGGAGGAGGCGGAGAAGCAGCGTCTGGAGAGGGAGAAACACTTCCAgaaggaggagcaggagaggcTGGAGAGGAAAAGGGTAGGGCAATACATCTGTCCTCCCATCATTTGTTCTTTTCCGCacatttcctaaataataaATGTAGACATTTTCCAAAAATCCTTacctacattttttttgtggaCAAAATTATATTAGGAGAGATTACATTTAATAGTCCAGCTCAGCTCTCAACTGCATACATCTCAGAGTAACACAACATTAATTCTGTAGTCAATTTACAACAAGCTCTCCTCCCTCAGTGGAGGTATTATATTCAGGGGTACGTTCACTCCGTTGACTGTCTTTTGACATGACAAAAGCAGGCTTGAAAGTTGAGTCCCTGAAACTAAGACGAATGATGTTTTTGGCTTATCCTGGATTGGTTGTCTGCATGCCATGATTTAACAGGGCTTAGACTGTGTGTCGAGCATGAAGCTATATATAAACACTATTAATGGAGACCTTGCTGTGCCAGTCATCTGTGTGTGTAGATTTGTGCAGATATGTGCACATGTGTgctgatatatgtgtgtgttctgtgacCATATAGTCAAAAATGCCACCCACATATCCAGTAAGCTCACGCCTCTGTATGCGGGCTAagcctttctctccctctccatgTGAGAAAGGCTCTTATCGAGGCATGCCAGGTCTGGCTCAGCCAGCCCAAGCCTGGCTCCATCCTGGAATAAGCCCGCAAGAACAGCATGTCCTCTGCTCCAAAGACTCACTGCTTAGTCACACTGTAAAACACACTGTTCTGACTGACTTCTACCAAAACTGACTGCTCTTGTTATCACCTCAACAAAGAGGAGTTTGTGATCAGCAAGCAAAGGTGGTTTAAAGTATCCTGAAGGGGCAACACAGCAACATATTAGAGAAATAAGAATCTGTAGTTTGCAGCCAAACTAAATGCCAAACCATGAGTGTGTGAGCTGTCCAATAAAGAATCTTGGATCCTAAAAATGCTTCACTTTTATGAGTGGCAGCTGCAGTCATGGTGTTGCTGTCCCAGGCCAGCTGTGCCCTCAAATCAAAGTTGCATCTTGCATCAACCTTCTGTGCATATAAATTAGCCACACAGTGGTTTGTATTTTAGCACAGTATAGACTTATCCTCTATCCTACTGTTTACTGTCCGACCTTCCTACGCTGTTGTTCCAGCTGAATACACAAGTGCTGCTACATCACTATTGACACAGCCCTCCACCTGGAGACATAGGAGTCTCAGTTTGACTCGGTGTATTCCCTTCAAGCATAATGGCCTAGATACAAGAGACAGGAAAATCCGTATTAACGTTTAAGAGAAGGAATGAACAGCGGAAACAGGTGAAACCTCTTTCTTTAGCAAAAACAGTCTGACAACAAGGTGTGTGGGCTCAGTCTAGCCgactaaacctaaccaaatgTTTAACAATCTCAAATCTTGATTTATTATAAGCACATCTGCCCTGATCCCTTGGTGTCCTCCAGCACGAAATGCATAGAAAATCTACAAATAAACCACAAAAAAGGGTTATGATATCTGTTATTTTGTTCTATGTTCTTATTCATTTTCCTCGGTCTTATTCCTTCCTTTATTTTCTCAGCGTCTGGACGAGATCATGAAGAGGACGCGCAAGACAGATGGAGGCGACAAGGTACATTTGCTGTTCAgttttaaccaaaacaacaaGCCAAGACTTGCCTTTCCAATATAAATGACTGAAATGGTTTCCCATCTTTACAGAAAGAGACAAAATCCTCCCCTCTCACAAACGTCAATGACAAAGAGGCAGAGAGCAGCAAAGGTAAGCAGAACATCAGTCTGAACCTGTCTGCCTTCTACAAAACCTCCTCAAGCACGGAGGAAAATCATTAGCACATTACCAATCGTTACTACAAGCCTTTaatcttttcatctttaatctGCAGTGTTTGTTTAGGGTAATTGTCTTAACTGATCTCCCATTAATGTGTTATCTGTGAATGGATTTAAAACAAAGTGGATGCTTTGTGGCCAGAATCCACTTAGCAGTGGATTTCCTTCTCTTAGCAAATCCACATCAGCTACATAGTAACGTTGAAACAGTGTCTGACTCGTGCTATTGTAGATGAGCTCAGTTTACTTATCCCACCTTTAGGCTGATATTTGATGACACATAATTACACCATCTCTCCTCTGGGTCTTGTACCTCTTCCGTATGTTAGAATAAACAAAGGCATAGGTATTTGTTGCACTTTGTAATACTTTTACTGCATGTGAATCAGCCTCACATCAGAGCACTTTGTATAAACGGATTATTAGATGAGATCTCTGCCTCATATCCTGCACAGCTGCAGTTTGAGAACAATAGGACCCATGTGTGCTTGCTTGTTGTCCAAGCCGTGGGACTGAGGGAGTTAGAAGGGAAGAGTGGGCTCATGTTTAACAGCCTGCAGCAGTTAGACATTTACTTTTTACCCAAGTAATAATATAAAGACACATGATGTTACATAGGCCTTACCATATCCACTCTTCCTACAACTTCTAaatatgggggaaaaaaataataattcttaACACAATTATATTGAGAGACATATAACTTGCACACCCTCCTTGTCTGAGCTTCCACGTCACATACAGTAGATGAGTAAGATGAAGGGAAATCAATGTGGTTTGGGAGATATGCTGTTTATGGCAAAGTTCCCCAATGCAGGAAGACATTAGCTAGCCACTGATGTGGTTGGAGGCCTGGCAGGCGTGCCGCCATTCTAGTCAGGGGTGGGGAAATCTGTCTCAACCACAGCCATGTTCTGagttaggggggggggggggggggggcgagaTCTGGCCTACACAGGAAGGACGCACCAGCAGGTCAGATGCTGAATGTGTGTGATCATGTTGGTGTGAGTGGTTTACACTGCATAAATGGctgtttttactttgtttcCTCTAGCATCTGCTGAATATCAGCCAAAGTCAGAGGTCAACCTGCCCAACAACAAGACAGAAAATGGACAGACCAACGTCAAAGAAAGGtacaactatttttttttttttttttctttgtggatTTGAAAAAAGATTCTTTGTGCTCATGTTGATGCAAGACCACCGTGCACAGTATAAAACCTTTGTgccagaaaaaacaacaatcaagcCTGCAGGATGTTTTCACTGTAGTAAActtcaacagaaaacacaaggTTCAGGCCCAAAGATATTAACAATTACTGGGAGAGTTTTGGTTTCTTGAAATGTTTACTCTTTGTATTTGACTGCGCTTCTTGGGGTAGATTTTAAACGACTCCTGTAATTGGACGGTGGTGGAATGACTCATTTGTTGTATGAGTCACTCTGGCCCATCATAACTAAAACCATATTCTGCTTTGTGTCTCCCCTCTCCAGCAGCCCCTCAGCCCAATTGGTCAATGGGGTCCAGCCTACGAGACATGAAAACGGTCTCCCCACTAAAGGAGACACTGCCCACTTTGGAGATATCATCCATCTCGCGAATCACGGCAACACCACCAACGGAGCACGGGACAAGTCTGAGACCAGCATGGCCACCGAGCCGATCCTCGTGTTTGACAGTGACGAGTCATTCATGAAAAAGGCAGGCCCCATGAAGCCTCAGCATGTTGCAGGTACCGAGTTACAAACTGCTTTACAACACACAAGAGAGGCCACAATACAAACCAAACATGATGTCAAAGACGTTGGACCTTAAGTAACATCAAATTAACAATGACAATATAAAGGGAGTAGAAGAAAGGGAAGGATGAACTATAAAAAGCCAAAGTCATACTAGCTCAGCTACTCTGAGGTGTTAGGTTCCACAACTGGTGGTCACCACTTGTATTAATGTCTGACAGGAGTCCACGCTCATGTCTGTACATTAACATGAAGCTATGGTTAGCAGGttattagcctagcttagcataaagactggaagcaggggaaaacagctagaCAACCACCACTAATAAAGCTCACTTAGTGATACCttatatcttgttttgtttaataCATACCACAACAGAATTGTGAAAATGACAAGTTGTGGGTTTACGGGGAGTTACGTGCTACTGAAACTATTTTTTCAGGAAGTCACTGCATTCTAAGAGAAatagttaaaggtgctctaagtgatgttgggtgacgtcacttcttgttgacgttccaagtattgtcaaacaaatggaggctagctcacccctccctcctcctcatcccgtcgcctccccctcccttccgcgcactaaccccccaacccccacgcccaaatccttcttgtcggttattggctggaacactgtttgtcaTGTTTCGTGatgcaggttggccagtttgtttttgttgccgtttgtggagcctggggtGTCTACAGAGCACATTGCTCAGAGGACCTTTAATTAGTAGAATTTATAGGTGCTGGtcggtggatttttttttttttttttttttttacctctggGTAGATCCGGGCAAGCTGTTTCCATTGTGGATGCTAAGCTAAGTGcgtgctggctgtagctttatatttgaGAATGGTATTGGATCTTCTGACCTTACTTTCAGCAAAAAGGCTAATTTTCCCAAATGACAAAGtacttggggaaaaaaacagctaTTATCTCAAATTTTATtctaaaattctgaagtgcagaGAGGCAACAATAGATGTAATATGCCTTTGTCTCTTGTTATTTGTTAAAAGTCTAGCGGCAGCGTTTTACATGAAATAGAGGAACATAAAGGGAATAAAGGCATTACTTTTTCAAGGTTGGCATAGCTTTTTGCTATAGTCCAAGGTTTaagaaaacatgaataggcTTTATTGATCCACAGAGGGGGGAATCCACAAAACCGATTAAAATCAAAGATTCCCACAAAGACCCAATTATAGACAGAATCCTAAATATTAATAGCCAAACAGTCACATTTCAACTTGATGGATTAGGTTAAGCCAAGAGCGCCAATGTACTCGTTCAATTTGTTTTCTCGTCCGTCCCTAATAAAAAAGAAGCAGCAGGCAGAGCCGTGGCTCAATAGTAACAAGCTTGTGTGCCTATTTGCTGAGCCGATTTTACACTTGGCCAGGTTCACATTACCCAAAAAAGACTGCGGTGCTAGGCACCATAGTTAGTGTTGTTGTCCTTGGCACGAAGCGACCACGAACCTGAACTTGTACTTCATCTAATGTGCAGGTCATCTCCCCAGTGAGAGTGGGTACCCCCTGAGGAGAGGATGGTGTGGCACGGAGACTCCATTTACACTCACAAAGGGGTGGAGATGAGATATGGAAGAAATAGTGTAGGGAAGGGTGAAGAGAAACTGGGTATCTTTATACTGATGACAGCTTTTACTCAGCAGCCCCACTAACTTGGGCCTGCACCCAGTGAGGAATTCCTAGAAGCTGAGGCGATGAGGAGACCCTATCCACAAGTGCCTCACTGCTAGGGGTTAGAAACAGGACACCGAAGCAATTTAGCAGCATATCACTCCTCAACTCAACCCCCTCCCAGCGGCAACGTCAGCAGCACCCTACTCTTCCCTTCCTGCTAGTTCCTAACCTTCACCTGTTAGCCTGAAAACAAGCCAGCGGTCAGAAATACTACGTAAAGCAAACAGCATGATTCCCTTTGCAAGCTCTCTGACTTCTTTCCTGAAATCACATGAATACTTCCTCCATCTTACTACGTATCATGCCTTTAACTCAGACATTCTCTCTTCTCATTTTCACTCTTGTAAATCTGGGTACTTGAGACGCCTTTGACCTGGCAGGACATT
It includes:
- the map7d1a gene encoding MAP7 domain-containing protein 1a isoform X8 — its product is MSCPIFILCSVSWQDIGSALDVAFGISSSSPQSALNPNPTRPDPEGESSPPKTDTTERMESPAKKETDRRLTTPTKSDVIPRSPGSPASPVPRLKSGKDIMKSEERQKLAKERREEKAKYIEELSMLQAAKKTQWLEKEEKARQLREQQLEERRRKLEQQRTKAEKRRAALEERQKQKLEKNKERYEAAIHRSTKKTWAEIRQQRWSWAGALSQNSSQKEGRCSVSTVNLPKHVDSVINKRLSKSSATLWNSPSRTRSLALSPWESSIVDRLMTPTLSFLARSRSAASVLTNGKDSNSPLCPRSASASPLTLCAHQPHHRCSDRWRVTSSTPDISQRHNRRSSTPMDKNKKEKKDKERENEKEKSALTKEKVLKKRQSLPSMKHRPDPSPSPLSRQRPSSPATPKGRTASPSPAASPNPPSTRGSPSTPKGRPKRARTPARIDHRTSSPIPLERVKVPHRPATPEQRKIASAAASPHASSTAVTTTAASSSPEPVHSGPSVPASSPSPSPSARPMAGTNDQGEAVRILAEKRRQAREQRERDEQERREQEEKERILREERIVKEAEERRLREEEARAMAEEQRRRDEAQRLQDEKEAQERAKAEQEENLRLQKQKEEAEAKAREEAEKQRLEREKHFQKEEQERLERKRRLDEIMKRTRKTDGGDKKETKSSPLTNVNDKEAESSKASAEYQPKSEVNLPNNKTENGQTNVKESSPSAQLVNGVQPTRHENGLPTKGDTAHFGDIIHLANHGNTTNGARDKSETSMATEPILVFDSDESFMKKAGPMKPQHVAEVL
- the map7d1a gene encoding MAP7 domain-containing protein 1a isoform X5: MNKRTESEGIAAEMEESTLPGATSPQSALNPNPTRPDPEGESSPPKTDTTERMESPAKKETDRRLTTPTKSDVIPRSPGSPASPVPRLKSGKDIMKSEERQKLAKERREEKAKYIEELSMLQAAKKTQWLEKEEKARQLREQQLEERRRKLEQQRTKAEKRRAALEERQKQKLEKNKERYEAAIHRSTKKTWAEIRQQRWSWAGALSQNSSQKEGRCSVSTVNLPKHVDSVINKRLSKSSATLWNSPSRTRSLALSPWESSIVDRLMTPTLSFLARSRSAASVLTNGKDNSPLCPRSASASPLTLCAHQPHHRCSDRWRVTSSTPDISQRHNRRSSTPMDKNKKEKKDKERENEKEKSALTKEKVLKKRQSLPSMKHRPDPSPSPLSRQRPSSPATPKGRTASPSPAASPNPPSTRGSPSTPKGRPKRARTPARIDHRTSSPIPLERVKVPHRPATPEQRKSSPVVSSIMVASAAASPHASSTAVTTTAASSSPEPVHSGPSVPASSPSPSPSARPMAGTNDQGEAVRILAEKRRQAREQRERDEQERREQEEKERILREERIVKEAEERRLREEEARAMAEEQRRRDEAQRLQDEKEAQERAKAEQEENLRLQKQKEEAEAKAREEAEKQRLEREKHFQKEEQERLERKRRLDEIMKRTRKTDGGDKKETKSSPLTNVNDKEAESSKASAEYQPKSEVNLPNNKTENGQTNVKESSPSAQLVNGVQPTRHENGLPTKGDTAHFGDIIHLANHGNTTNGARDKSETSMATEPILVFDSDESFMKKAGPMKPQHVAEVL